A window from Streptomyces sp. NBC_00271 encodes these proteins:
- a CDS encoding acyl-CoA dehydrogenase family protein gives MFRLDTDPTLLLESEERRQLREVLRELLKETCGPEEVRKQAAGPRGHDRLLWERLAGEIGVQALAVPEEFGGAGYTFAELAVALEETGRVLCPAPLLPTVVLAGHTLLRSGDRQACQRWLPGIADGSLTATVAGFPQAANVTAERGAGGWVLRGEADFVLDGEGADLILVAAEAPDGTRLFACEPDHGTGTGTRTGTGPGVGSGTCERVARRVLDPTRRQALVRFRGTPAEPVGEAGQAAAIVAAVLDAGRVALAAEHVGGSAHALDAVLEYVRHRTQFGRPIGSFQVVKHRLADLLVDLEGARSASAYATACLAGGRAELPVAASSAAVACSGAYRLATAEYVQLHGGIGFTWEHPAHLYVRRARADEALFGTADDHRLRLAGLLGLTGRTNGASRTNRASRTD, from the coding sequence TCCGCGAGGTGCTGCGAGAACTGCTGAAGGAAACCTGCGGACCCGAAGAGGTCCGCAAGCAGGCGGCGGGGCCCCGCGGTCACGACCGGCTGTTGTGGGAACGGCTCGCGGGCGAGATCGGGGTACAGGCGCTCGCCGTCCCCGAGGAGTTCGGTGGCGCCGGCTACACCTTCGCCGAACTCGCCGTGGCTCTGGAGGAGACCGGGCGCGTGCTGTGCCCGGCGCCGCTGCTGCCGACCGTCGTACTGGCCGGGCACACGCTCCTGCGAAGCGGTGACCGGCAGGCCTGTCAGCGCTGGCTGCCGGGGATCGCGGACGGCTCGCTCACCGCGACGGTGGCCGGATTCCCGCAGGCGGCGAACGTGACCGCCGAGCGCGGCGCCGGTGGCTGGGTGCTGCGCGGCGAGGCCGACTTCGTACTCGACGGGGAGGGGGCCGATCTGATCCTGGTCGCGGCCGAAGCGCCGGACGGCACGCGGCTGTTCGCCTGCGAACCGGACCACGGGACCGGGACTGGAACCAGGACCGGGACCGGGCCGGGTGTCGGTTCCGGGACCTGTGAGCGGGTGGCCCGACGCGTCCTCGATCCCACGCGCCGGCAGGCGCTCGTACGCTTCCGGGGCACGCCCGCCGAGCCGGTCGGTGAGGCCGGACAGGCCGCCGCGATCGTGGCGGCGGTCCTGGACGCGGGGCGGGTGGCGCTGGCCGCCGAGCATGTGGGCGGATCGGCGCACGCGCTGGACGCCGTCCTCGAGTACGTCAGGCATCGAACCCAGTTCGGGCGGCCCATCGGGTCCTTTCAGGTGGTCAAGCACCGGCTCGCCGACCTCCTGGTCGACCTCGAAGGAGCGCGGTCCGCCTCGGCGTACGCGACGGCCTGCCTCGCGGGCGGGCGCGCGGAGTTGCCGGTGGCGGCTAGTTCGGCGGCCGTGGCCTGCTCCGGCGCCTATCGGCTGGCGACGGCGGAATACGTGCAGCTCCACGGAGGGATCGGCTTCACGTGGGAGCACCCCGCCCATCTCTATGTGCGCCGGGCCCGCGCCGACGAGGCGCTGTTCGGCACCGCCGACGACCATCGTCTGCGGCTGGCCGGGCTGCTGGGCCTCACCGGCCGTACGAACGGAGCGAGCCGTACGAACCGAGCGAGCCGTACGGACTGA
- a CDS encoding enoyl-CoA hydratase/isomerase family protein encodes MAVEDEIQFERDGHVARVWLNRPHKKNCVTVPILDRLDEIITEVDADPELRVLVLRGRGNTFCSGFDLDSLKADFVGRSNAIDVAVKSAKVCDRLYSMKTPSIAVLEGHVTAGGFELMISCDFAIAADDALIGDFHIRRALFGGAGPIYRVPRMIGVRKTKELMLTGKLLTGVEAAEFGLINSSAPADKLDATVEEFADQLVDKSPFTMWITKMTIDRSLDADIQSLMVMEHLAVGVMLNSEDAAEGVSAFLEKREPQWKGR; translated from the coding sequence ATGGCAGTCGAAGACGAGATCCAGTTCGAGCGGGACGGCCACGTGGCACGGGTCTGGCTGAACCGGCCGCACAAGAAGAACTGCGTGACGGTGCCGATCCTCGACCGGCTGGACGAGATCATCACCGAGGTCGACGCCGACCCCGAGCTGCGCGTACTGGTGCTGCGCGGCAGGGGCAACACCTTCTGCTCCGGGTTCGACCTGGACAGCCTCAAGGCCGACTTCGTCGGCAGGTCCAACGCGATCGACGTCGCCGTGAAGTCGGCGAAGGTCTGTGACCGGCTGTACTCGATGAAGACCCCGTCGATCGCGGTCCTCGAAGGCCATGTCACGGCGGGCGGCTTCGAGTTGATGATCTCGTGCGACTTCGCGATCGCCGCGGACGACGCCCTGATCGGCGACTTCCACATCCGCCGAGCCCTGTTCGGCGGGGCCGGGCCGATCTACCGGGTGCCGCGCATGATCGGCGTCCGCAAGACGAAGGAGCTGATGCTCACCGGAAAGCTGCTGACCGGGGTCGAGGCCGCCGAGTTCGGTCTCATCAACTCCTCGGCGCCGGCCGACAAGCTGGACGCGACGGTCGAGGAGTTCGCCGACCAGCTCGTCGACAAGAGCCCGTTCACCATGTGGATCACCAAGATGACCATCGACCGGAGCCTGGACGCCGACATCCAGTCGCTCATGGTCATGGAGCACCTCGCGGTCGGTGTGATGCTCAACTCCGAGGACGCGGCGGAGGGCGTGTCGGCGTTCCTGGAGAAGCGGGAGCCGCAGTGGAAGGGGCGCTGA
- a CDS encoding Zn-ribbon domain-containing OB-fold protein: MEGALSPLPEAGGPLRGSRCADCAVAVHPADPSCPRCGGPAEPVVLSGTGTLWTWTVQRHAPKSPPYVQPAAGFEPFAVGYVELPEGVRVLAVLDLRAEDLKIGMPVTVAATDGVPRARGVAV; encoded by the coding sequence GTGGAAGGGGCGCTGAGCCCCCTGCCGGAGGCCGGGGGCCCGCTGCGTGGCTCCCGGTGCGCCGACTGCGCGGTGGCCGTCCACCCCGCCGACCCGTCGTGCCCGCGCTGCGGCGGACCGGCCGAGCCGGTCGTCCTCTCCGGTACGGGCACGCTGTGGACGTGGACCGTGCAGCGCCACGCGCCCAAGTCTCCGCCGTACGTCCAGCCCGCCGCCGGGTTCGAGCCGTTTGCTGTCGGCTATGTCGAACTTCCGGAAGGAGTAAGGGTGTTGGCCGTGCTCGACCTGCGTGCCGAGGACCTGAAGATCGGTATGCCGGTGACCGTCGCGGCGACGGACGGCGTTCCACGGGCCAGGGGAGTCGCCGTATGA
- a CDS encoding thiolase family protein — MTTEEVLVCGAGITSFARTEVSGRQLAVRAVRAALADAGLPWSRVRAAYGGSDAAGNADTLVAELGLTGVPFVNVRNGCATGGSALVSAVNAIRSGAADVTLAVGFDKHPRGAFDPRPADWGLDEAYGRDGLMVTTQFFAMKIQRYMHDHGITARTLALVAEKAYASGARNPHAWRRTPLDADEILASGMVNDPLTRYMFCSPGQGAVALVLCSRAVARELDATPVTLRAAVVRTRRFGSFEVFSPWAPVGTPTSVSADAARLAFEEAGLGPSDIDVCQLQDTESGAEVMHLAECGFCEHGEQERLIPAGATAPGGALPVNTDGGCIANGEPIGASGLRQVHEIVQQLRGRAGERQLADRPSTGFTHVYGAPGVSACTVLTR; from the coding sequence ATGACGACCGAAGAGGTGCTCGTGTGCGGTGCCGGAATCACCTCCTTCGCCCGCACGGAAGTGAGCGGCCGGCAGCTCGCCGTGCGGGCCGTGCGGGCCGCCCTGGCCGACGCGGGACTGCCCTGGTCCCGCGTCCGGGCGGCCTACGGCGGCAGCGACGCGGCCGGCAACGCCGACACACTGGTGGCCGAACTCGGCCTGACCGGTGTGCCGTTCGTCAACGTCCGCAACGGCTGCGCGACCGGCGGCAGCGCCCTGGTCTCGGCGGTCAACGCGATCCGCTCCGGGGCGGCGGACGTGACCCTCGCCGTCGGCTTCGACAAGCACCCGCGCGGCGCCTTCGATCCACGGCCCGCCGACTGGGGGCTCGACGAGGCCTACGGACGCGACGGGCTGATGGTGACCACCCAGTTCTTCGCCATGAAGATCCAGCGGTACATGCACGACCACGGGATCACCGCCAGGACCCTGGCCCTGGTCGCGGAGAAGGCGTACGCGAGCGGGGCCCGCAACCCCCACGCCTGGCGGCGCACACCGCTCGACGCGGACGAGATCCTGGCCTCCGGCATGGTCAACGACCCACTGACCCGATACATGTTCTGCTCGCCCGGCCAGGGCGCCGTGGCGCTCGTCCTGTGCAGCCGTGCGGTCGCCCGTGAACTGGACGCGACCCCGGTCACGCTGCGGGCGGCCGTCGTCCGCACCCGGCGGTTCGGCTCCTTCGAGGTGTTCAGCCCCTGGGCGCCCGTAGGCACCCCGACCAGTGTCAGCGCCGACGCCGCGCGACTCGCCTTCGAGGAAGCCGGGCTGGGGCCGTCGGACATCGACGTGTGCCAGCTCCAGGACACCGAGAGCGGCGCCGAGGTGATGCACCTGGCCGAGTGCGGGTTCTGCGAGCACGGCGAGCAGGAGCGGCTCATCCCCGCCGGCGCGACCGCGCCGGGCGGCGCCCTGCCGGTCAACACCGACGGCGGCTGCATCGCCAATGGCGAACCCATCGGCGCCTCCGGCCTGCGCCAGGTCCACGAGATCGTCCAACAACTGCGCGGCCGTGCGGGCGAACGACAGCTGGCGGACCGCCCGTCGACAGGCTTCACCCATGTGTACGGGGCGCCGGGCGTCAGCGCCTGCACCGTACTGACCCGCTGA
- a CDS encoding acyl-CoA dehydrogenase family protein produces MSGIPEPEEFRAAARQWLTGVAAARADRREWGRGDDSVAVFENWTEAEEREHTDRIRDWERTRFDHGWGALDWPPEHGGRELPPYYEQLYRAEESGFDVPRRTEVFPVTQQLVAPAIRIWGTEEQRRRWLRPMLRTDELACQLFSETEAGSDLAAVRTRAVRQDDGWVLSGHKIWTSGARVATWGVAVCRSDPDAPKHAGITVFLVRMDAPGVVVRPIRQMTGGCSFSEVYLDDVFVPDTDRLGPVGEGWRVTLTVLAAERLDSGGLGLDNADRALDLARHLPRPLTDGEQQRSADLFVRSLVQRLTGLRATAALAAGRAPGAEASVGKLHATATLRATTDLVQQLLGPRLAADTGEWGTFAWTEHLLGAPGYRIAGGSDEIQRNILAERVLGLPKEPKAAGR; encoded by the coding sequence ATGAGCGGTATCCCCGAACCCGAGGAGTTCCGCGCCGCGGCCCGGCAATGGCTGACCGGTGTGGCGGCGGCGCGCGCCGACCGCCGGGAGTGGGGCCGTGGCGACGACTCGGTGGCCGTCTTCGAGAACTGGACCGAGGCGGAGGAGCGGGAACACACCGACCGGATACGGGACTGGGAGCGCACCCGCTTCGACCACGGCTGGGGCGCGCTGGACTGGCCACCGGAACATGGGGGACGCGAACTCCCGCCGTACTACGAGCAGTTGTACCGCGCCGAGGAATCCGGTTTCGACGTGCCCCGGCGCACCGAGGTCTTCCCGGTCACCCAGCAGCTCGTGGCCCCGGCGATCCGGATCTGGGGAACCGAGGAACAGCGGAGGCGCTGGCTGCGGCCCATGCTCCGCACCGACGAACTCGCCTGCCAGCTCTTCTCCGAGACCGAAGCCGGCTCCGACCTCGCCGCCGTCCGCACCCGGGCCGTCCGTCAGGATGACGGCTGGGTCCTGAGCGGTCACAAGATCTGGACCTCCGGCGCCCGCGTCGCCACCTGGGGCGTGGCCGTCTGCCGCAGCGACCCGGACGCGCCCAAGCACGCCGGCATCACCGTCTTCCTGGTCCGGATGGACGCGCCGGGCGTGGTCGTGCGGCCCATCCGGCAGATGACCGGCGGCTGCAGCTTCAGCGAGGTCTATCTGGACGACGTGTTCGTGCCGGACACCGATCGGCTCGGTCCGGTCGGCGAGGGCTGGCGGGTCACGCTGACCGTCCTCGCCGCCGAACGCCTCGACTCCGGCGGCCTCGGCCTGGACAACGCCGACCGGGCCCTCGACCTCGCCCGGCACCTGCCCCGCCCGCTGACCGACGGCGAACAGCAGCGGTCCGCCGACCTGTTCGTCCGCAGCCTGGTCCAGCGGCTCACCGGCCTGCGGGCCACGGCGGCGCTGGCCGCCGGACGCGCACCCGGCGCCGAGGCCTCGGTCGGCAAGCTCCACGCCACCGCCACCCTGCGCGCCACCACCGACCTCGTCCAACAGCTCCTCGGACCGCGCCTCGCCGCCGACACGGGGGAGTGGGGCACCTTCGCCTGGACCGAGCACCTGCTCGGCGCACCCGGCTACCGCATCGCGGGCGGCAGCGACGAGATCCAGCGGAACATCCTGGCCGAACGCGTGCTGGGACTGCCCAAGGAACCGAAGGCGGCGGGGCGTTGA
- a CDS encoding phosphotransferase family protein: MSTATEVTRLAARVRTGLAARHPNEPFGDLRTLPGGHSGLTYAISAGTGAYVVKAVPPGQRPVGRNDVLRQARILRALAGSPVPVPEVFAVDERDPAWFAMEFVTGEAIEPVLDEHRLDPELCRTRMLALAGVLRDLHRTHFDGAEPLDPAAELERWARTMRAVPAPLRPGAEEVLGLLAAGIPESLPPVLIHGDFRLGNVLCRGERPSAVVDWEIWGLGDPRVDLGWFLLFADHRNFPRLGRAVPGLPTEDELLTRYLDGRPVPPAFDWFRALARTKMAAIMGHNLRRHREGKHHDPDQERLPPTIAAMIRTARDILAPRL; encoded by the coding sequence TTGAGCACCGCGACCGAGGTGACACGACTCGCCGCCCGGGTCCGCACTGGGCTCGCCGCCCGGCACCCGAACGAGCCCTTCGGCGATCTGCGCACCCTCCCCGGCGGCCACTCGGGACTCACCTACGCGATCAGCGCGGGCACCGGGGCGTACGTCGTCAAAGCCGTGCCCCCGGGGCAGCGGCCCGTCGGGCGCAACGACGTACTGCGCCAGGCCCGGATCCTGCGCGCCCTCGCCGGATCGCCGGTGCCCGTGCCGGAGGTCTTCGCCGTCGACGAGCGCGATCCGGCCTGGTTCGCCATGGAGTTCGTGACCGGAGAGGCGATCGAGCCCGTCCTCGACGAGCACCGCCTGGACCCGGAGCTGTGCCGCACACGGATGCTGGCGCTGGCCGGTGTCCTGCGCGACCTGCACCGCACGCACTTCGACGGCGCCGAACCTCTGGATCCGGCGGCCGAGCTGGAGCGTTGGGCGCGGACCATGCGTGCCGTACCGGCCCCACTGCGGCCGGGTGCCGAGGAGGTACTGGGCCTCCTGGCCGCCGGGATCCCCGAGAGCCTGCCGCCCGTGCTGATCCACGGCGACTTCCGGCTCGGCAACGTGCTCTGCCGGGGCGAGCGCCCGTCCGCGGTCGTCGACTGGGAGATCTGGGGCCTGGGTGATCCGCGCGTCGACCTCGGCTGGTTCCTGCTCTTCGCCGACCACCGGAACTTCCCCCGGCTCGGCCGTGCCGTACCGGGCCTGCCCACCGAGGACGAACTGCTCACCCGCTATCTCGACGGTCGCCCCGTACCCCCCGCCTTCGACTGGTTCCGCGCCCTGGCCCGCACCAAAATGGCCGCGATCATGGGCCACAACCTGCGCAGACACCGTGAGGGCAAGCACCACGACCCCGACCAGGAGCGGCTGCCGCCGACCATCGCGGCGATGATCCGCACGGCACGCGACATCCTCGCCCCACGGCTCTGA
- a CDS encoding acyl-CoA dehydrogenase family protein has translation MDFGLSPRTDELRTRLAAFMEEYVVPAEAVYERQLAEADNPHELPPVMRELKEKARAESLWNLFLAHGEWGAGLTNLEYAPLAELAGRSVIGPEVFNCSAPDTGNMELLALFGTPEQQDRWLRPLLAAEIRSCFAMTEPEVASSDARNIRTRITRDGDAYVVNGHKWYTSGILDPDCRLIILMGVTDPDAPSYRQQSMLLIPRDTPGITVLRDLPMFGYTDRCGHGDVLFEDVRVPVSSLLGGEGEGFALAQGRLGPGRMHYAMRAVGFAERALELMCRRTLTRTAFGGTLAEQGVVREWIARSRIEIEQLRLLVLKSAWLMDTSGNSAARTEVAAIKVAALEVAHRVVDRAVQAHGAAGVSDDTVLARLYAITRALRIADGPDEVHLRTVARRELAKYPEESA, from the coding sequence ATGGATTTCGGACTCTCCCCGCGGACCGACGAACTCCGCACGCGCTTGGCCGCGTTCATGGAGGAGTACGTCGTGCCCGCCGAGGCCGTCTACGAGCGGCAGCTCGCCGAGGCCGACAACCCGCACGAACTACCGCCGGTCATGCGCGAGTTGAAGGAGAAGGCACGGGCGGAAAGCCTGTGGAACCTCTTCCTCGCCCACGGCGAATGGGGCGCAGGGCTCACCAACCTGGAGTACGCACCGCTCGCCGAGCTGGCCGGACGCTCGGTCATCGGCCCCGAGGTCTTCAACTGCTCCGCCCCCGACACCGGCAACATGGAACTGCTCGCCCTGTTCGGCACGCCCGAGCAGCAGGACCGCTGGCTGCGCCCCCTCCTCGCGGCCGAGATCCGGTCGTGCTTCGCCATGACCGAGCCGGAGGTCGCCAGCTCCGACGCGCGCAACATCCGTACCCGGATCACCCGTGACGGAGATGCCTATGTCGTCAATGGCCACAAGTGGTACACCTCCGGAATCCTCGACCCGGACTGCCGGCTGATCATCCTGATGGGCGTCACCGACCCGGACGCGCCCTCCTACCGGCAGCAGAGCATGCTGCTGATTCCACGCGACACCCCGGGCATCACCGTCCTGCGCGATCTGCCGATGTTCGGCTACACCGACCGCTGCGGCCACGGCGACGTGCTCTTCGAGGACGTACGGGTGCCGGTGTCGTCGCTCCTCGGCGGCGAAGGGGAGGGATTCGCCCTGGCTCAGGGGCGGCTGGGGCCCGGGCGGATGCACTACGCCATGCGCGCGGTCGGGTTCGCCGAACGGGCGCTGGAGCTGATGTGCCGCCGGACCCTGACGCGTACCGCCTTCGGCGGCACGCTCGCCGAACAGGGCGTCGTACGCGAGTGGATCGCCCGCAGCCGCATCGAGATCGAGCAGCTGCGGCTGCTCGTCCTCAAGTCGGCCTGGTTGATGGACACCTCGGGCAACTCCGCCGCCCGTACCGAGGTCGCCGCCATCAAGGTGGCCGCCCTGGAGGTCGCCCACCGGGTGGTCGATCGCGCGGTTCAGGCCCACGGCGCGGCCGGGGTCAGCGACGACACCGTACTCGCCCGGCTGTACGCCATCACCCGGGCGCTGCGGATCGCGGACGGGCCCGACGAAGTGCATCTGCGTACGGTCGCCCGCCGTGAACTGGCCAAATATCCCGAGGAGTCGGCATGA
- a CDS encoding SDR family oxidoreductase, which translates to MSARALDGRVAVITGGSRGIGLGIAKACREAGAHVVIAARKADGLAAARAELLRVKGDGEVHELVANAGEPEQAERCVAETMARLGRFDVMVNNAATNPYMGDLLDLDLARAEKTVRVNQYGIIAWTRCAWRAWMSEHGGTVINIASVGGLVVDPHIGWYNATKAAMLHMTRQLAYELGPRVRVNAIAPGLIKTELARAVWEPREPILTARLPLRRLGTVEDVANAAVFLASEASAWMTGQTLVLDGGATALPIGVEA; encoded by the coding sequence ATGAGCGCACGCGCACTGGACGGCAGGGTCGCCGTGATCACCGGGGGCTCGCGAGGGATCGGCCTGGGCATCGCCAAGGCCTGTCGTGAGGCGGGCGCCCATGTGGTGATCGCCGCGCGAAAGGCGGACGGACTCGCCGCGGCCCGCGCGGAGCTGCTGCGCGTCAAGGGCGACGGCGAGGTGCACGAGTTGGTCGCGAACGCGGGGGAGCCCGAGCAGGCCGAGCGGTGCGTCGCCGAGACCATGGCCCGGCTCGGACGGTTCGACGTCATGGTCAACAACGCGGCCACCAACCCGTACATGGGCGACCTGCTCGATCTCGACCTGGCGCGCGCGGAGAAGACCGTCCGGGTCAACCAGTACGGCATCATCGCCTGGACCCGCTGCGCCTGGCGGGCGTGGATGAGCGAGCACGGCGGAACGGTGATCAACATCGCGTCCGTCGGCGGCCTGGTCGTCGATCCGCACATCGGCTGGTACAACGCCACCAAGGCGGCGATGCTGCACATGACCCGGCAGCTCGCGTACGAACTCGGGCCGCGCGTCCGGGTGAACGCGATCGCGCCCGGGCTGATCAAGACCGAGCTGGCCAGGGCCGTCTGGGAGCCGAGGGAACCGATCCTCACCGCGAGGCTGCCGCTGCGCAGGCTAGGCACGGTGGAGGACGTGGCCAACGCGGCGGTGTTCCTCGCCTCCGAGGCGTCGGCGTGGATGACCGGACAGACGCTGGTCCTGGACGGCGGGGCGACCGCGCTGCCGATCGGAGTGGAGGCATGA
- a CDS encoding SDR family NAD(P)-dependent oxidoreductase: MTTTAGPDLATDLFSLHGRTAVVTGASSGLGARFAAVLAAAGATVFAAARRPDRLKELADGDPRIRPVVCDVSRDADRVRLVETVLEHGGGFDVLVNNAGAPGSVRAEDESPEDFAHVLDVNLVAPFHLARLLAQAPSARTKSVVNVSSVLGLVSGAPLGGAAYAASKAGLVGLTRELAGQWGGSGIRVNALAPGWFRSEMTEGLFADERSRRWVERGTMLGRGGEAGELDGALLFLASDASSYCTGQVLTVDGGWTAR, from the coding sequence ATGACCACCACGGCCGGCCCGGACCTGGCGACGGACCTGTTCTCGCTGCACGGCAGGACCGCCGTGGTGACCGGGGCCTCCTCGGGTCTGGGCGCCCGGTTCGCCGCCGTGCTGGCCGCGGCCGGTGCCACCGTGTTCGCCGCGGCGCGCCGCCCGGACCGGCTCAAGGAACTGGCCGACGGCGATCCCCGTATCCGCCCGGTCGTCTGTGACGTCTCCCGGGACGCGGACCGGGTGCGGCTGGTCGAGACCGTCCTGGAGCACGGCGGCGGCTTCGACGTGCTGGTCAACAACGCGGGGGCACCCGGATCCGTACGCGCCGAGGACGAGAGCCCGGAGGACTTCGCCCACGTCCTCGACGTCAATCTCGTCGCTCCCTTCCACCTGGCCCGGCTGCTGGCCCAGGCTCCGTCCGCCCGTACGAAATCGGTTGTGAACGTGTCGTCCGTCCTCGGGCTGGTTTCCGGCGCCCCGCTGGGGGGTGCGGCCTACGCCGCCTCCAAGGCCGGGCTCGTCGGACTCACCCGTGAACTGGCCGGGCAGTGGGGCGGATCGGGGATACGGGTCAACGCGCTCGCCCCGGGCTGGTTCCGCTCCGAGATGACCGAAGGGCTGTTCGCCGACGAGCGGTCCCGACGCTGGGTCGAGCGCGGCACGATGCTCGGCAGGGGCGGCGAAGCGGGCGAACTGGACGGGGCGCTGCTCTTCCTGGCCTCGGACGCCTCTTCGTACTGCACCGGACAGGTGCTGACCGTGGACGGCGGGTGGACGGCACGATGA
- a CDS encoding enoyl-CoA hydratase-related protein, with protein MRVTTEVDGDAVAHVEMCRGDGNAIDLAMARALLDAARSCETARARAVLLTGRGRSFCVGGDLREFAAVPGDRLAGHLTDVTDALHGALRILAGLDAPLVVAVQGAVAGAGLGLTAAADLAFAASDAGFTAAYTGIGYSPDAGVTWSLPRLVGPGRARDLLLTNRRITAAEALAMGLVGRVVAPERLATEAAAAARALAHGATGAYGVTRRLVSGALSASFDEHLDAEARGLAAAAVSVEGREGVSAFVAKRRPDFVHPPPGDHGDHGDHGDPS; from the coding sequence ATGAGGGTCACGACGGAGGTCGACGGCGACGCGGTGGCCCACGTGGAGATGTGCCGCGGGGACGGCAACGCCATCGACCTTGCGATGGCCCGGGCGCTGCTGGACGCCGCCCGGAGTTGCGAGACCGCGCGGGCCCGGGCGGTGCTGCTCACCGGGCGGGGCCGGTCCTTCTGCGTCGGCGGCGACCTGAGGGAGTTCGCGGCGGTGCCCGGGGACCGGCTGGCCGGGCACCTCACGGACGTCACCGACGCCCTGCACGGCGCGCTGCGGATCCTCGCCGGGCTCGACGCGCCGCTGGTGGTGGCCGTACAGGGGGCTGTCGCCGGGGCCGGACTGGGGCTGACGGCCGCCGCCGACCTTGCCTTCGCCGCGTCCGACGCCGGTTTCACGGCGGCCTACACCGGGATCGGGTACTCGCCCGACGCCGGGGTCACCTGGTCGCTGCCCCGGCTCGTGGGCCCCGGGCGGGCACGGGACCTGTTGCTGACCAACCGCCGGATCACGGCCGCCGAGGCGCTCGCGATGGGACTGGTCGGCAGGGTCGTCGCACCGGAGCGGCTTGCGACGGAGGCCGCGGCGGCCGCGAGGGCGCTGGCACACGGGGCGACGGGGGCGTACGGCGTGACGCGGCGGCTGGTCTCCGGGGCTCTGTCGGCGTCCTTCGACGAGCATCTGGACGCCGAGGCCCGCGGGCTGGCCGCCGCCGCTGTCTCGGTGGAGGGCCGCGAGGGTGTCAGCGCCTTCGTCGCCAAGCGCCGACCGGACTTCGTCCACCCGCCGCCCGGGGACCACGGGGACCATGGCGACCACGGTGACCCGAGCTGA
- a CDS encoding TetR/AcrR family transcriptional regulator: MARARIVDPEEGPRSKRAAILVAAVERFGEDGYESTKWSEVADRVGIGQTALYHYFESKAHCLLTIMRLELQRSHDMFTEATADAVDPVEELRAAVRSAFAVSEQEIRQMRILQANMSLLANARKSKREETERVAARQLVQMVERDWTNLLMRGMAKGAFPVRDAHTLGLAVLGMIVSVWRWYRPTGAIPLTEISEMIEECVVRMVAG, from the coding sequence ATGGCGAGGGCACGGATCGTGGATCCGGAGGAGGGGCCCAGGTCCAAGCGCGCGGCCATTCTCGTGGCCGCCGTGGAGCGGTTCGGGGAGGACGGCTACGAGAGCACGAAGTGGTCCGAGGTCGCCGACCGGGTCGGGATCGGGCAGACCGCCCTGTACCACTACTTCGAGTCCAAGGCCCACTGCCTGCTCACCATCATGCGCCTGGAACTCCAGCGCTCCCACGACATGTTCACGGAGGCGACGGCCGACGCGGTGGATCCCGTCGAGGAGCTGCGCGCGGCGGTGCGCTCGGCCTTCGCGGTCAGTGAGCAGGAGATTCGCCAGATGCGCATCCTGCAGGCCAACATGTCCCTGCTCGCCAATGCGCGCAAGTCCAAGCGCGAGGAGACCGAGCGCGTCGCGGCCCGGCAGCTGGTGCAGATGGTCGAGCGGGACTGGACGAACCTGCTGATGCGCGGCATGGCGAAGGGCGCCTTCCCGGTCCGGGACGCGCACACCCTCGGCCTCGCCGTCCTCGGCATGATCGTCAGTGTCTGGCGCTGGTACCGCCCGACCGGGGCGATCCCGCTCACCGAGATCAGCGAGATGATCGAGGAGTGCGTGGTGCGCATGGTCGCCGGATAG
- a CDS encoding nuclear transport factor 2 family protein produces MVLRDYMARMDSQEPDKVLELLEPGFRFLIALPGGQRTGESREDFAAYIAGREAVDRTHDIRRYAADGDVETAYGFVVEKGVTTGAFLSAVRLSPDGLMARYQSFFTTDFDLVDRP; encoded by the coding sequence ATGGTGCTTCGCGACTACATGGCCAGAATGGACAGCCAGGAACCGGACAAGGTCCTGGAACTCCTGGAACCCGGCTTCCGATTCCTCATCGCCCTGCCCGGCGGGCAGCGCACGGGGGAGTCCCGCGAGGACTTCGCCGCGTACATCGCCGGACGCGAGGCGGTGGACCGTACGCACGACATCAGGCGGTACGCGGCCGACGGCGACGTCGAGACGGCGTACGGCTTCGTGGTCGAGAAGGGCGTCACCACCGGCGCGTTCCTCTCCGCCGTGCGCCTGTCGCCCGACGGGCTCATGGCGCGCTACCAGTCCTTCTTCACCACCGACTTCGACCTCGTGGACCGGCCATGA
- a CDS encoding EthD family reductase → MYNLVLLAARPPDWTHERFIDWWRGEHAELTRRLPGLRSWRHTDLDAALEPRSEGWDGLSVLGFDTPEDLRKALDSPEWAAAVAQVGDMRGRRIAVMGGEREMYAG, encoded by the coding sequence ATGTACAACCTCGTCCTGCTGGCCGCACGGCCGCCCGACTGGACCCATGAGCGGTTCATCGACTGGTGGCGCGGCGAGCACGCCGAACTCACCCGCCGACTGCCCGGACTGAGGTCCTGGCGGCACACCGACCTCGACGCGGCGCTCGAACCGCGTTCGGAGGGCTGGGACGGGCTCTCCGTCCTCGGCTTCGACACCCCCGAAGACCTGCGCAAGGCCCTCGACAGCCCCGAATGGGCGGCCGCCGTCGCCCAGGTCGGCGACATGCGGGGACGCCGTATCGCCGTCATGGGCGGCGAGCGGGAGATGTACGCGGGCTGA